A stretch of DNA from Calditrichota bacterium:
GCGCACGAAAACCGCAAAGAGAAGCGCATAGAGCACAGCAAAGATCAGCAGCGTAAAGGCAATCTGGCCGCGTGCCACCACCACTGACGCCGCATCCTCCGTCCTGAGGACACGATAGACCACCCACGGCTGCCTGCCGACTTCCGCGGCGATCCACCCGAACTGATTGGCCAGGTGCGGCAGGGGTACCGCAAAGACCAGGAACCTGAGAAACCACCGCGTCTGATGCACACGTCGCCGAGCCATCAAGATCAGTCCGGCGATAGACAGCCCTACGAAGAGAAAGCCGAGGGCAATCATGACGTGGTAGGACAGGAACGGCAGGAGCACGGGAGGGCGCTCGTCTGCAGGAAAGTCAGCCAAACCGGCGATGCGTGCATCCGCATCGCCATGTACGAGCCAGCTCAGCAAACCGGGAATGCCGACATAGAAGAGGGTCCTCTGCTCCCTGGTAAGCGGCACCCCGAAGAGGGCAAGGGGAGCCTGGGTCTGTCCTTCCCACAAGGCCTCAAACGCGGCCAGTTTTTCCGGCTGGGTGCGCGCCACCTGTACAGAGTGCTGGTGCCCAAGCAACACTTGTGCGAAGGATACTGCGATGAACACCGGCAGTGCCACCCGCAACAGCAGCGCAGCCTCCTGCTGGTCTCGTCCCTTGAGCAAATAGTGCGCCGCGACCCCAGCGACAAACAGGCAACCGGTCACCCACCCCGCAGCCAGGGTGTGCACGTAGCGAATTAGCGTTGACGGGTTAAGTGCAGCAGCCCAAAAGTCGACGAGCACAGCCCTGCCGCCCTCGATAGTGAAACCCGCCGGTGTCTGCATCCAGGAGTTGGCGATGATGATCCACAGACCGGAAAGGTGCGCGCCGAAAAACACCAAGAACGATGCCCACCAGTACATACGACGCGACACGCGCTTCCTGCCAAAGACCAACACCCCGAGGAAAACAGACTCTAAGAAGAAGGCGAACACCCCCTCGGCAGCCAAGGGCGCGCCAAACACATCTCCCACGAAACGGGCATACTGAGACCAGTTAGTGCCGAAGGAGAATTCAAGGGTGATGCCAGTAGCGGTGCCGAGCACGAAGACTAACCCAAGGATGCGCACCAAAAAGGCAGAAGCTCTCCCCGCCACCTGTTGCCCACGCCGCAGATTGATGGTCTCCAGCACCAAAATGGCGAGGGTTAAGCCAAAGGTAAGGGGTGGAAAGAAGAAGTGGAACCCAACGGCTAAGGCAAACTGCAATCGTGCAAGCAGAACGGCAGTCACGCAGGCTCCCTCTCATCAACTGGCGGCAGAGTGAGCACGCCACAAGCTCAACTCTGCCGCCGAGTCCCACATTGTGCCGGTGCCGCCAGGCCTATTCCACTTTCACCTGGACGGCATTGTCCCACACGCCGTGGATGTTGCAGTACTCGAGAGCGATAAGCGTCGCACTCTTTTCCAGCTTCATCGTAAAGGTCACCTTGGGCTCCCCGAAGGTCGGTCCCACGTCAAAGGTGGCGACGTGGACGATGTTGGGACGCCCCTCGATGGCGGCGTACACCTGGATCCACTTAATGTGGTGCTCCATCGTGTTCGGATGGGGCACCTCTTTACCCACCGTCACGGTGACGGCAAAAGACTCGCCGCTCTTCACCTTGGCCGGCAGTTCGATGACCGGCACGTGCTTTTCCTTCCCCTCTTTCTCAGGTGGATTCACATAATCGGCAAAGCGTACCATCACTCACCTCATCTGCTAAGTGAATGCCAACACCTCTCTCATCCTCGCGTCACTGCCGGGAGGCGAGCTCCCGGTCTATCATGAACAATCCGTTGGGGTGATCGCCGATGAATTTCAACTTGCCGAGGATCTCACTCGCGTGCGCTTCTTCCTCAACCTGCTCGGTAATGAACCACTGCAAGAAGACCTGCGTGGCGTGGTCCTTCTCGGCCAGTGCCAGCTCGAAAAGGTCGGTAATCATCTTCGTGACCGCCTTCTCGTGTTCCAGCGTCTTCTCGAACATGGCCAATGGCGAGGCAAAGTCCGCAGGCGGCTTTTCGATGGCCTCTAAGGTCACCTTGGCGCCCTGGTCGAATATGTAGCGGTAGAAGCGCATCGCGTGCGCCAT
This window harbors:
- a CDS encoding cytochrome ubiquinol oxidase subunit I, which produces MTAVLLARLQFALAVGFHFFFPPLTFGLTLAILVLETINLRRGQQVAGRASAFLVRILGLVFVLGTATGITLEFSFGTNWSQYARFVGDVFGAPLAAEGVFAFFLESVFLGVLVFGRKRVSRRMYWWASFLVFFGAHLSGLWIIIANSWMQTPAGFTIEGGRAVLVDFWAAALNPSTLIRYVHTLAAGWVTGCLFVAGVAAHYLLKGRDQQEAALLLRVALPVFIAVSFAQVLLGHQHSVQVARTQPEKLAAFEALWEGQTQAPLALFGVPLTREQRTLFYVGIPGLLSWLVHGDADARIAGLADFPADERPPVLLPFLSYHVMIALGFLFVGLSIAGLILMARRRVHQTRWFLRFLVFAVPLPHLANQFGWIAAEVGRQPWVVYRVLRTEDAASVVVARGQIAFTLLIFAVLYALLFAVFVRVLLALIRKGPSGVVPASSAAGSVGEVADGDH
- a CDS encoding desulfoferrodoxin; this encodes MVRFADYVNPPEKEGKEKHVPVIELPAKVKSGESFAVTVTVGKEVPHPNTMEHHIKWIQVYAAIEGRPNIVHVATFDVGPTFGEPKVTFTMKLEKSATLIALEYCNIHGVWDNAVQVKVE
- a CDS encoding ferritin; protein product: MISKKMQEALNRQVNREMYSAYLYLSMAAYSEHIGLKGFAHWFEAQYREEMAHAMRFYRYIFDQGAKVTLEAIEKPPADFASPLAMFEKTLEHEKAVTKMITDLFELALAEKDHATQVFLQWFITEQVEEEAHASEILGKLKFIGDHPNGLFMIDRELASRQ